The Setaria viridis chromosome 6, Setaria_viridis_v4.0, whole genome shotgun sequence genome contains a region encoding:
- the LOC117861285 gene encoding mediator of RNA polymerase II transcription subunit 14 isoform X2: MAGELGQQTVELGLMVRVAAEESYLALRELVERSRAEAEAEAQGKEGVRLRSDTEKKIDLLKFVDRTRQRMLRLHVLAKWCQQVPLVNYCRQLASTLSVHETCFTQTADSLFFMHDGLQQARAPIYDVPFATEVLRTGSYRKLPKCIEEIGTQNMLLQDERRPTLKKLNTLVRAKLLEMPLPKEISEVSVTDGIANLRVDGEFKVLLTLGYHGHFSLWRVLHMELLVGEKTGPIKLEETRRYALGDDIERRMANTDNPFMILYTVLHELCISLVMDTVIRQANVLRQCRWKDAIKSELISDSSAAQGGNAPVQLGQDGELDLSGFRIPGLKVHYWLDENSSGSAEPDLSPFISIEAGKDMLISCLHSTFILDPLTDKEANLSIDLRCIDVEALILKAIACNRHTRLLDIQRELSKNIQISQSPTDVVLKRGVHVEGLGKKVDGKNFENSCTDEVLQIRAYGQSYIHLGMNIRSGRLLLQSSKNILLPSALLESEEALNKGSSTAIEVFVSLRTKSILHLFAATGRFLGLKVFSQSQVTLKIPKSVLHGSDFVVMGFPQSANAYYLLIQLDNYLKPVFHLLETQTDESNNSNADANQVIRFNRIDISHMQIGEDEYSVNLFDTGKVLQDIEGRSFRPSGNGKLLPLTPSFSPSFSSLVDEVFEHNTSSSTIENQLLPPSSLPSTHLSSFQVGPEGLSGTACLPELDGNLMHSDINNSEVTPDVSLNSDPLSNSSGPARISSMSSDCKSGHGLSSLRSLGGHNIVHGSKSLQLFYSDGQEVLGNISTTKLGGPSRKRSLSEILLNTPSLQQSRISNGPRKRRKASELMKDGVLYKEYSSGKPLTYGNIFTEENHCVTSAIYASVLRHVIKHCSVCIKYAQLTTQMDSLGIPYAEEAELGTPSSNLWLRLPFLKEDSWKHVCLRLGKTGRMSWDVRINDPYYGSLWKVHGGSTATEWGIGVRIANTSEIDSHITFDDDGVVLTYHTVEATSVHRLVSDLQRLSNARAFSCRMRRLIGVKVDDKRDEKVTSAGTNLLPARKGSKHRLSDQIRKIFRIEAVGLMSLWFSYVAAPMVHFVVEWESGNDGCTIHVSPDQLWPHTKFLEDFVNVGEVASFLDSIRLTAGPLLALSIAIRPAKMPVTTTSYSSVPKQNIFRAQGAPANDSSSTTMQNVSASLGPSAAHITQNVSAPLSPSAAHSNNHNLQSSVLSATGRGGPGLVPSPSLPFDVTVVLRGPYWIRIIYRKIFSVDIRCFSGDQVWLQPATPPKGGPSVGGSLPCPQFRPFIMEHVAQGLNAFESNYMSARHSGAQLKANVNTASGSQQSAPALNRFHGAHGVAISRPTANVGNQVAPTFTRTGSAMVASSKFASGIAGAPHLSPGSNLPVHMKGELSSAFTGLGDDGGYGGAWVPLAALKKVLRVILKYLGVLWLFSQFPELLKEILGSVLNENEGALLNLDQEQPALRFFVGGYVFAVSVQRAQLLLQVLNVKRFHHQQQKQQQQAQSPAQEELATSEINEICDYFSRRVACEPYDASRVASFITLLTLPISVLREFISLIAWKKIQSQAHGEIASAQRVRVELCLEKHHGSESNDHTESSSSSKSNIKHDRANRSVDFGLTFVLDQALKHHTNIGGAAWLPYCVSVRLRYNFGDNGHVTFLAMEGSHGGRACWLQYEDWERCKQAVDLAVESANGSPATGEIGQGRLRLVAEMIHKQLQLSLQQLRNGQLSAS; encoded by the exons GGCAGGGGAGCTGGGGCAGCAGACGGTGGAGCTGGGCTTGATGGTGCGGGTCGCGGCGGAGGAGTCATACCTGGCGCTGCGGGAGCTCGTAGAGAGGTCGcgggccgaggcggaggcggaggcccaGGGGAAGGAGGGCGTGCGGCTGAGGTCGGACACCGAGAAGAAGATCGACCTGCTCAAGTTCGTCGACCGCACGCGGCAGCGCATGCTCCGGCTCCATGTCCTTGCCAAGTGGTGTCAGCAG GTTCCTCTGGTTAATTACTGCCGGCAACTGGCGTCAACACTCTCTGTCCATGAGACGTGCTTCACCCAAACAGCAGACTCACTGTTCTTTATGCATGATGGACTGCAGCAGGCCCGTGCTCCCATTTATGATGTTCCATTTGCTACAGAAGTCCTACGTACAGGGAGTTACAGGAAGTTACCAAAATGCATAGAGGAAATAGGTACCCAGAATATGCTTTTGCAAGATGAACGAAGGCCTACTTTGAAGAAATTAAACACCCTTGTACGGGCAAAATTACTCGAAATGCCACTTCCTAAAGAAATATCTGAGGTTTCAGTGACTGATGGGATAGCCAATCTTCGTGTAGATGGAGAGTTTAAAGTTCTTCTTACATTGGGTTACCACGGACATTTCTCGCTTTGGAGGGTATTGCACATGGAGTTACTTGTTGGTGAGAAGACTGGACCTATTAAACTTGAAGAGACAAGAAGATATGCTTTGGGCGATGATATTGAACGGAGAATGGCTAATACTGACAATCCCTTCATGATTTTGTATACTGTACTGCATGAATTATGCATCTCTCTTGTTATGGATACTGTAATTAGACAGGCTAATGTTCTACGACAGTGTAGATGGAAAGATGCAATAAAATCTGAACTTATCTCAGATAGTAGTGCAGCACAAGGTGGGAATGCTCCAGTGCAGCTTGGGCAAGATGGGGAACTTGACCTTAGTGGTTTCAGGATTCCTGGTTTGAAGGTGCATTACTGGCTAGATGAAAACAGTAGTGGCTCAGCAGAACCTGATTTATCCCCATTTATCAGTATTGAGGCAGGGAAGGATATGCTGATAAGTTGTCTGCACAGCACATTTATACTGGATCCGCTTACTGACAAAGAGGCCAATCTTTCTATTGATCTAAGATGCATTGATGTTGAAGCACTTATTTTGAAAGCAATTGCTTGCAATAGACACACTCGTCTTCTAGACATTCAAAGGGAATTGAGCAAAAATATTCAAATTTCGCAATCACCTACCGATGTTGTCCTGAAAAGAGGGGTTCATGTAGAGGGCTTAGGGAAG AAAGTGGATGGAAAGAACTTTGAAAATTCTTGTACAGATGAAGTTCTTCAGATTAGGGCATATGGGCAATCGTATATTCACCTTGGGATGAATATCAG GAGTGGTCGCCTCCTCCTTCAATCATCGAAAAATATATTGCTACCTTCTGCACTGTTAGAATCTGAAGAAGCCCTAAACAAAGGGAGTTCAACAGCAATTGAGGTTTTTGTGAGTTTAAGGACCAAGAGCATCCTCCACTTATTTGCTGCAACTGGAAGGTTTCTGGGTCTTAAG GTTTTCTCTCAGTCCCAGGTTACTCTAAAGATTCCAAAGTCAGTGTTACATGGTTCAGATTTTGTGGTCATGGGGTTTCCTCAGTCCGCAAATGCCTATTATCTCTTGATACAGCTTGATAATTACCTCAAGCCTGTTTTTCATTTGCTTGAGACACAGACTGATGAAAGTAACAACTCTAATGCTGATGCTAACCAGGTTATAAGGTTTAATAGGATTGATATTAGTCATATGCAAATAGGCGAAGATGAATATAGTGTGAACTTATTTGATACTGGGAAGGTGCTACAAGACATTGAAGGTAGATCATTCAGACCAAGCGGAAATGGAAAGCTTCTGCCCTTGACACCGTCATTTtcgccttctttttcttctcttgttgATGAAGTATTTGAGCATAATACAAGTTCTTCAACTATAGAAAATCAACTTTTGCCACCTTCTAGTTTGCCCTCTACTCACTTAAGTTCTTTTCAAGTTGGTCCTGAGGGACTCAGTGGCACAGCTTGCCTACCTGAGCTGGATGGAAACTTAATGCATTCTGACATTAATAATTCTGAAGTTACACCTGATGTAAGCTTGAACAGTGATCCGCTGAGTAACAGTTCAGGCCCTGCCAGAATTTCATCCATGTCATCAGACTGTAAGTCTGGTCATGGCCTCAGCTCCTTGAGATCTTTAGGAGGCCATAATATTGTGCATGGAAGTAAATCTCTTCAACTTTTTTATTCAGATGGCCAAGAAG TTTTGGGAAATATCTCCACTACAAAACTTGGAGGACCTTCTAGAAAACGATCTCTTTCGGAGATTTTATTGAATACCCCATCATTACAACAATCTAGAATTAGCAATGGACCAAGAAAACGAAGAAAAGCATCAGAGCTTATGAAGGATGGTGTTCTTTATAAGGAATATTCATCTGGAAAACCCCTAACATATGGAAATATATTTACAGAAGAAAATCATTGTGTTACATCAGCTATTTATGCTTCCGTACTTCGTCATGTCATAAAGCACTGTTCAGTTTGTATCAAGTATGCTCAACTAACTACCCAGATGGATTCTCTTGGCATCCCATATGCAGAAGAAGCAGAGCTGGGGACACCATCCTCTAATCTTTGGTTGCGGTTACCGTTTCTTAAAGAGGATTCATGGAAACATGTATGCTTGCGCCTAGGTAAAACTGGACGTATGTCTTGGGATGTTAGGATCAACGATCCATATTATGGTTCACTCTGGAAAGTCCATGGAGGCAGCACTGCTACTGAATGGGGTATTGGTGTTCGTATAGCGAACACTTCTGAAATAGATTCACATATCACTTTTGATGATGATGGGGTCGTTTTGACTTATCACACTGTTGAGGCTACTAGTGTACACAGGCTTGTCTCAGATTTACAACGGCTTTCAAATGCCCGTGCATTTTCTTGTAGAATGCGAAGATTGATTGGTGTAAAAGTTGATGACAAACGAGATGAAAAAGTGACATCTGCAGGCACGAACCTACTCCCCGCAAGAAAGGGTAGCAAACACAGGCTATCTGATCAGATTAGGAAAATTTTCAGGATTGAAGCTGTTGGTTTGATGAGCTTGTGGTTCAGTTATGTTGCTGCGCCTATGGTTCACTTTGTTGTTGAATGGGAGTCTGGTAATGATGGTTGCACAATTCATGTTTCTCCAGATCAACTTTGGCCGCACACAAAG TTTTTGGAGGATTTCGTGAATGTGGGtgaggtagcatcattcttggACAGCATCAGGCTTACAGCTGGACCTTTGCTTGCCCTTAGTATTGCGATTCGCCCTGCAAAAATGCCTGTGACAACTACAAGTTACAGTTCTGTACCAAAGCAAAACATCTTCCGGGCACAGGGGGCACCGGCTAATGACTCATCATCAACTACTATGCAAAATGTGTCTGCCTCACTGGGCCCTTCAGCAGCCCATATTACTCAAAATGTGTCTGCCCCACTGAGCCCTTCAGCAGCCCATTCTAACAATCATAATCTTCAGAGTTCCGTGCTTTCGGCTACAGGGCGGGGTGGGCCTGGATTAGTTCCTAGTCCATCATTACCTTTTGATGTTACTGTTGTGCTACGTGGTCCATATTGGATACGCATTATATATCGCAAGATTTTCTCTGTTGACATACGCTGCTTTAGTGGGGATCAGGTGTGGCTGCAGCCAGCAACCCCTCCAAAGGGTGGACCTTCAGTTGGTGGATCCTTACCTTGCCCACAATTTCGACCTTTCATAATGGAGCATGTTGCTCAGGGTCTAAATGCTTTTGAATCCAATTATATGAGTGCTAGGCATAGTGGTGCACAATTGAAAGCCAATGTCAATACAGCTTCTGGAAGTCAGCAATCAGCTCCTGCTCTGAACCGCTTTCATGGTGCTCACGGTGTAGCTATTTCTAGGCCAACTGCAAATGTTGGGAACCAGGTGGCACCTACTTTCACTCGGACAGGCAGTGCCATGGTGGCTTCTTCAAAGTTTGCTTCAGGAATTGCTGGAGCCCCACATCTTTCTCCTGGATCAAACCTTCCTGTTCATATGAAGGGTGAGTTGAGCTCAGCTTTTACTGGTCTTGGGGACGATGGTGGCTATGGTGGTGCATGGGTTCCTCTTGCTGCTCTTAAGAAGGTGTTGCGAGTCATCCTTAAATACCTTGGAGTTCTATGGTTGTTCTCTCAGTTTCCTGAACTTCTGAAAGAGATACTAGGGTCAGTTTTGAATGAGAATGAAGGAGCACTTTTAAATTTGGATCAGGAGCAGCCAGCACTGCGTTTTTTTGTGGG TGGTTATGTCTTTGCAGTTAGTGTTCAACGAGCTCAACTGCTTCTTCAAGTTCTTAATGTAAAACGATTTCACCACCAGCAAcagaaacagcagcagcaagctcagagCCCAGCTCAGGAAGAGCTAGCAACATCTGAGATAAATGAAATATGTGACTATTTCAGCAGGCGTGTCGCCTGTGAACCATATGATGCTTCTAGGGTTGCTTCTTTTATCACTTTGCTTACATTACCCATTTCAGTTCTGCGAGAATTCATAAGTCTAATTGCATGGAAGAAAATTCAGTCTCAGGCTCATGGGGAAATTGCCAGCGCACAGAGGGTTCGGGTTGAACTCTGTTTGGAGAAGCACCATGGATCAGAGTCAAATGACCACACTGAGAGTTCATCTTCATCAAAGAGCAACATTAAGCATGACAGAGCCAACCGTTCAGTGGATTTTGGCCTAACTTTTGTACTCGACCAGGCTCTTAAACATCATACGAACATTGGTGGAGCTGCTTGGTTGCCGTATTGTGTGTCTGTGAGACTGAGGTACAACTTTGGGGACAATGGACATGTCACATTCCTTGCAATGGAGGGGAGCCACGGTGGCAGAGCTTGCTGGTTGCAATATGAAGACTGGGAAAGATGCAAGCAAGCTGTTGACCTGGCAGTGGAGTCTGCAAATGGGTCCCCCGCCACTGGAGAGATAGGCCAGGGGAGATTGCGACTGGTGGCTGAGATGATCCATAAGCAACTACAACTTTCCCTGCAGCAGCTAAGAAATGGCCAACTTTCTGCCAGTTGA
- the LOC117861285 gene encoding mediator of RNA polymerase II transcription subunit 14 isoform X1 has protein sequence MAGELGQQTVELGLMVRVAAEESYLALRELVERSRAEAEAEAQGKEGVRLRSDTEKKIDLLKFVDRTRQRMLRLHVLAKWCQQVPLVNYCRQLASTLSVHETCFTQTADSLFFMHDGLQQARAPIYDVPFATEVLRTGSYRKLPKCIEEIGTQNMLLQDERRPTLKKLNTLVRAKLLEMPLPKEISEVSVTDGIANLRVDGEFKVLLTLGYHGHFSLWRVLHMELLVGEKTGPIKLEETRRYALGDDIERRMANTDNPFMILYTVLHELCISLVMDTVIRQANVLRQCRWKDAIKSELISDSSAAQGGNAPVQLGQDGELDLSGFRIPGLKVHYWLDENSSGSAEPDLSPFISIEAGKDMLISCLHSTFILDPLTDKEANLSIDLRCIDVEALILKAIACNRHTRLLDIQRELSKNIQISQSPTDVVLKRGVHVEGLGKKVDGKNFENSCTDEVLQIRAYGQSYIHLGMNIRSGRLLLQSSKNILLPSALLESEEALNKGSSTAIEVFVSLRTKSILHLFAATGRFLGLKVVIVFSQSQVTLKIPKSVLHGSDFVVMGFPQSANAYYLLIQLDNYLKPVFHLLETQTDESNNSNADANQVIRFNRIDISHMQIGEDEYSVNLFDTGKVLQDIEGRSFRPSGNGKLLPLTPSFSPSFSSLVDEVFEHNTSSSTIENQLLPPSSLPSTHLSSFQVGPEGLSGTACLPELDGNLMHSDINNSEVTPDVSLNSDPLSNSSGPARISSMSSDCKSGHGLSSLRSLGGHNIVHGSKSLQLFYSDGQEVLGNISTTKLGGPSRKRSLSEILLNTPSLQQSRISNGPRKRRKASELMKDGVLYKEYSSGKPLTYGNIFTEENHCVTSAIYASVLRHVIKHCSVCIKYAQLTTQMDSLGIPYAEEAELGTPSSNLWLRLPFLKEDSWKHVCLRLGKTGRMSWDVRINDPYYGSLWKVHGGSTATEWGIGVRIANTSEIDSHITFDDDGVVLTYHTVEATSVHRLVSDLQRLSNARAFSCRMRRLIGVKVDDKRDEKVTSAGTNLLPARKGSKHRLSDQIRKIFRIEAVGLMSLWFSYVAAPMVHFVVEWESGNDGCTIHVSPDQLWPHTKFLEDFVNVGEVASFLDSIRLTAGPLLALSIAIRPAKMPVTTTSYSSVPKQNIFRAQGAPANDSSSTTMQNVSASLGPSAAHITQNVSAPLSPSAAHSNNHNLQSSVLSATGRGGPGLVPSPSLPFDVTVVLRGPYWIRIIYRKIFSVDIRCFSGDQVWLQPATPPKGGPSVGGSLPCPQFRPFIMEHVAQGLNAFESNYMSARHSGAQLKANVNTASGSQQSAPALNRFHGAHGVAISRPTANVGNQVAPTFTRTGSAMVASSKFASGIAGAPHLSPGSNLPVHMKGELSSAFTGLGDDGGYGGAWVPLAALKKVLRVILKYLGVLWLFSQFPELLKEILGSVLNENEGALLNLDQEQPALRFFVGGYVFAVSVQRAQLLLQVLNVKRFHHQQQKQQQQAQSPAQEELATSEINEICDYFSRRVACEPYDASRVASFITLLTLPISVLREFISLIAWKKIQSQAHGEIASAQRVRVELCLEKHHGSESNDHTESSSSSKSNIKHDRANRSVDFGLTFVLDQALKHHTNIGGAAWLPYCVSVRLRYNFGDNGHVTFLAMEGSHGGRACWLQYEDWERCKQAVDLAVESANGSPATGEIGQGRLRLVAEMIHKQLQLSLQQLRNGQLSAS, from the exons GGCAGGGGAGCTGGGGCAGCAGACGGTGGAGCTGGGCTTGATGGTGCGGGTCGCGGCGGAGGAGTCATACCTGGCGCTGCGGGAGCTCGTAGAGAGGTCGcgggccgaggcggaggcggaggcccaGGGGAAGGAGGGCGTGCGGCTGAGGTCGGACACCGAGAAGAAGATCGACCTGCTCAAGTTCGTCGACCGCACGCGGCAGCGCATGCTCCGGCTCCATGTCCTTGCCAAGTGGTGTCAGCAG GTTCCTCTGGTTAATTACTGCCGGCAACTGGCGTCAACACTCTCTGTCCATGAGACGTGCTTCACCCAAACAGCAGACTCACTGTTCTTTATGCATGATGGACTGCAGCAGGCCCGTGCTCCCATTTATGATGTTCCATTTGCTACAGAAGTCCTACGTACAGGGAGTTACAGGAAGTTACCAAAATGCATAGAGGAAATAGGTACCCAGAATATGCTTTTGCAAGATGAACGAAGGCCTACTTTGAAGAAATTAAACACCCTTGTACGGGCAAAATTACTCGAAATGCCACTTCCTAAAGAAATATCTGAGGTTTCAGTGACTGATGGGATAGCCAATCTTCGTGTAGATGGAGAGTTTAAAGTTCTTCTTACATTGGGTTACCACGGACATTTCTCGCTTTGGAGGGTATTGCACATGGAGTTACTTGTTGGTGAGAAGACTGGACCTATTAAACTTGAAGAGACAAGAAGATATGCTTTGGGCGATGATATTGAACGGAGAATGGCTAATACTGACAATCCCTTCATGATTTTGTATACTGTACTGCATGAATTATGCATCTCTCTTGTTATGGATACTGTAATTAGACAGGCTAATGTTCTACGACAGTGTAGATGGAAAGATGCAATAAAATCTGAACTTATCTCAGATAGTAGTGCAGCACAAGGTGGGAATGCTCCAGTGCAGCTTGGGCAAGATGGGGAACTTGACCTTAGTGGTTTCAGGATTCCTGGTTTGAAGGTGCATTACTGGCTAGATGAAAACAGTAGTGGCTCAGCAGAACCTGATTTATCCCCATTTATCAGTATTGAGGCAGGGAAGGATATGCTGATAAGTTGTCTGCACAGCACATTTATACTGGATCCGCTTACTGACAAAGAGGCCAATCTTTCTATTGATCTAAGATGCATTGATGTTGAAGCACTTATTTTGAAAGCAATTGCTTGCAATAGACACACTCGTCTTCTAGACATTCAAAGGGAATTGAGCAAAAATATTCAAATTTCGCAATCACCTACCGATGTTGTCCTGAAAAGAGGGGTTCATGTAGAGGGCTTAGGGAAG AAAGTGGATGGAAAGAACTTTGAAAATTCTTGTACAGATGAAGTTCTTCAGATTAGGGCATATGGGCAATCGTATATTCACCTTGGGATGAATATCAG GAGTGGTCGCCTCCTCCTTCAATCATCGAAAAATATATTGCTACCTTCTGCACTGTTAGAATCTGAAGAAGCCCTAAACAAAGGGAGTTCAACAGCAATTGAGGTTTTTGTGAGTTTAAGGACCAAGAGCATCCTCCACTTATTTGCTGCAACTGGAAGGTTTCTGGGTCTTAAGGTTGTCATT GTTTTCTCTCAGTCCCAGGTTACTCTAAAGATTCCAAAGTCAGTGTTACATGGTTCAGATTTTGTGGTCATGGGGTTTCCTCAGTCCGCAAATGCCTATTATCTCTTGATACAGCTTGATAATTACCTCAAGCCTGTTTTTCATTTGCTTGAGACACAGACTGATGAAAGTAACAACTCTAATGCTGATGCTAACCAGGTTATAAGGTTTAATAGGATTGATATTAGTCATATGCAAATAGGCGAAGATGAATATAGTGTGAACTTATTTGATACTGGGAAGGTGCTACAAGACATTGAAGGTAGATCATTCAGACCAAGCGGAAATGGAAAGCTTCTGCCCTTGACACCGTCATTTtcgccttctttttcttctcttgttgATGAAGTATTTGAGCATAATACAAGTTCTTCAACTATAGAAAATCAACTTTTGCCACCTTCTAGTTTGCCCTCTACTCACTTAAGTTCTTTTCAAGTTGGTCCTGAGGGACTCAGTGGCACAGCTTGCCTACCTGAGCTGGATGGAAACTTAATGCATTCTGACATTAATAATTCTGAAGTTACACCTGATGTAAGCTTGAACAGTGATCCGCTGAGTAACAGTTCAGGCCCTGCCAGAATTTCATCCATGTCATCAGACTGTAAGTCTGGTCATGGCCTCAGCTCCTTGAGATCTTTAGGAGGCCATAATATTGTGCATGGAAGTAAATCTCTTCAACTTTTTTATTCAGATGGCCAAGAAG TTTTGGGAAATATCTCCACTACAAAACTTGGAGGACCTTCTAGAAAACGATCTCTTTCGGAGATTTTATTGAATACCCCATCATTACAACAATCTAGAATTAGCAATGGACCAAGAAAACGAAGAAAAGCATCAGAGCTTATGAAGGATGGTGTTCTTTATAAGGAATATTCATCTGGAAAACCCCTAACATATGGAAATATATTTACAGAAGAAAATCATTGTGTTACATCAGCTATTTATGCTTCCGTACTTCGTCATGTCATAAAGCACTGTTCAGTTTGTATCAAGTATGCTCAACTAACTACCCAGATGGATTCTCTTGGCATCCCATATGCAGAAGAAGCAGAGCTGGGGACACCATCCTCTAATCTTTGGTTGCGGTTACCGTTTCTTAAAGAGGATTCATGGAAACATGTATGCTTGCGCCTAGGTAAAACTGGACGTATGTCTTGGGATGTTAGGATCAACGATCCATATTATGGTTCACTCTGGAAAGTCCATGGAGGCAGCACTGCTACTGAATGGGGTATTGGTGTTCGTATAGCGAACACTTCTGAAATAGATTCACATATCACTTTTGATGATGATGGGGTCGTTTTGACTTATCACACTGTTGAGGCTACTAGTGTACACAGGCTTGTCTCAGATTTACAACGGCTTTCAAATGCCCGTGCATTTTCTTGTAGAATGCGAAGATTGATTGGTGTAAAAGTTGATGACAAACGAGATGAAAAAGTGACATCTGCAGGCACGAACCTACTCCCCGCAAGAAAGGGTAGCAAACACAGGCTATCTGATCAGATTAGGAAAATTTTCAGGATTGAAGCTGTTGGTTTGATGAGCTTGTGGTTCAGTTATGTTGCTGCGCCTATGGTTCACTTTGTTGTTGAATGGGAGTCTGGTAATGATGGTTGCACAATTCATGTTTCTCCAGATCAACTTTGGCCGCACACAAAG TTTTTGGAGGATTTCGTGAATGTGGGtgaggtagcatcattcttggACAGCATCAGGCTTACAGCTGGACCTTTGCTTGCCCTTAGTATTGCGATTCGCCCTGCAAAAATGCCTGTGACAACTACAAGTTACAGTTCTGTACCAAAGCAAAACATCTTCCGGGCACAGGGGGCACCGGCTAATGACTCATCATCAACTACTATGCAAAATGTGTCTGCCTCACTGGGCCCTTCAGCAGCCCATATTACTCAAAATGTGTCTGCCCCACTGAGCCCTTCAGCAGCCCATTCTAACAATCATAATCTTCAGAGTTCCGTGCTTTCGGCTACAGGGCGGGGTGGGCCTGGATTAGTTCCTAGTCCATCATTACCTTTTGATGTTACTGTTGTGCTACGTGGTCCATATTGGATACGCATTATATATCGCAAGATTTTCTCTGTTGACATACGCTGCTTTAGTGGGGATCAGGTGTGGCTGCAGCCAGCAACCCCTCCAAAGGGTGGACCTTCAGTTGGTGGATCCTTACCTTGCCCACAATTTCGACCTTTCATAATGGAGCATGTTGCTCAGGGTCTAAATGCTTTTGAATCCAATTATATGAGTGCTAGGCATAGTGGTGCACAATTGAAAGCCAATGTCAATACAGCTTCTGGAAGTCAGCAATCAGCTCCTGCTCTGAACCGCTTTCATGGTGCTCACGGTGTAGCTATTTCTAGGCCAACTGCAAATGTTGGGAACCAGGTGGCACCTACTTTCACTCGGACAGGCAGTGCCATGGTGGCTTCTTCAAAGTTTGCTTCAGGAATTGCTGGAGCCCCACATCTTTCTCCTGGATCAAACCTTCCTGTTCATATGAAGGGTGAGTTGAGCTCAGCTTTTACTGGTCTTGGGGACGATGGTGGCTATGGTGGTGCATGGGTTCCTCTTGCTGCTCTTAAGAAGGTGTTGCGAGTCATCCTTAAATACCTTGGAGTTCTATGGTTGTTCTCTCAGTTTCCTGAACTTCTGAAAGAGATACTAGGGTCAGTTTTGAATGAGAATGAAGGAGCACTTTTAAATTTGGATCAGGAGCAGCCAGCACTGCGTTTTTTTGTGGG TGGTTATGTCTTTGCAGTTAGTGTTCAACGAGCTCAACTGCTTCTTCAAGTTCTTAATGTAAAACGATTTCACCACCAGCAAcagaaacagcagcagcaagctcagagCCCAGCTCAGGAAGAGCTAGCAACATCTGAGATAAATGAAATATGTGACTATTTCAGCAGGCGTGTCGCCTGTGAACCATATGATGCTTCTAGGGTTGCTTCTTTTATCACTTTGCTTACATTACCCATTTCAGTTCTGCGAGAATTCATAAGTCTAATTGCATGGAAGAAAATTCAGTCTCAGGCTCATGGGGAAATTGCCAGCGCACAGAGGGTTCGGGTTGAACTCTGTTTGGAGAAGCACCATGGATCAGAGTCAAATGACCACACTGAGAGTTCATCTTCATCAAAGAGCAACATTAAGCATGACAGAGCCAACCGTTCAGTGGATTTTGGCCTAACTTTTGTACTCGACCAGGCTCTTAAACATCATACGAACATTGGTGGAGCTGCTTGGTTGCCGTATTGTGTGTCTGTGAGACTGAGGTACAACTTTGGGGACAATGGACATGTCACATTCCTTGCAATGGAGGGGAGCCACGGTGGCAGAGCTTGCTGGTTGCAATATGAAGACTGGGAAAGATGCAAGCAAGCTGTTGACCTGGCAGTGGAGTCTGCAAATGGGTCCCCCGCCACTGGAGAGATAGGCCAGGGGAGATTGCGACTGGTGGCTGAGATGATCCATAAGCAACTACAACTTTCCCTGCAGCAGCTAAGAAATGGCCAACTTTCTGCCAGTTGA